The genomic stretch CCTAACCCGAACCGTTTCATTTCGCGGTATAATGGCAACATAAAAAGGAGGGGTTATGGAAATTGGTATACTGGAAGACCATCAATTAGTGCGCGATAGTTTTAAGAAATTACTCGAGTTACAGCCCGGCTGGCGAGTGACCATAGAAGCCTGTGATGTAAACGATGCCCTGCTCGCCGTGAAGTTAGATCAGCCCGATATTTTTATCTTGGATATTTCACTCAATGAAGGTCAAACTGGGTTAACCTTTTTACGCTACCTGCGCGAGCATTACCCTAAAATCAAAGTGATCATTGCTTCTATGTATGATCACGACCCTTATGTTAGCAACGCTATGCGCTTAGGGGCCTTGGGCTATGTTTCTAAGCGCTCAGCGTCGGATGCCATGATTGATGCGGTTACCATGGTCAGTAAAGGCCAGCGCTACATTAGTAAAGACGTCAGCTTTAACGAACACAGTAATAAAATCGATAAGTTACAGCAACTCACCAACCGAGAGCGCCAAGCATTTCCGCTGTTTGCCAAAGGTCTCAATGCCAAACAAGTCGCCCAAGAGTTAGACATCATGCCTAAAACGGCGCACGTCCATAAAGCCAACATTTACACCAAGCTTGGAGTAACCGGCTCTTTTGAATTATTAAAAATTGCCATCGA from Pseudoalteromonas sp. UG3-2 encodes the following:
- a CDS encoding response regulator transcription factor, with the protein product MEIGILEDHQLVRDSFKKLLELQPGWRVTIEACDVNDALLAVKLDQPDIFILDISLNEGQTGLTFLRYLREHYPKIKVIIASMYDHDPYVSNAMRLGALGYVSKRSASDAMIDAVTMVSKGQRYISKDVSFNEHSNKIDKLQQLTNRERQAFPLFAKGLNAKQVAQELDIMPKTAHVHKANIYTKLGVTGSFELLKIAIELGAVELNELA